Genomic window (Pseudopipra pipra isolate bDixPip1 chromosome 7, bDixPip1.hap1, whole genome shotgun sequence):
ACCCCGGAAAGGATAATTTTAACAGCCATGTAAATAAATAGAAGAGTAACAAAGAGTTTATTAGTGCTTCATTTCTACAGTTGCTTGGCTGGAGATACCTTCTGGTAAAGCTGCCTGGGTTTATGAAGCCTGTGAGTACTCTGCAcctttttcaaacaaaatgagtttattttcattgtctATAACAAAACAAGCTGAATATAttatctgctttttaaagaaaaatgccGCTAGATTATTATTTGTGAAAATCATatgtgaaaaaattattttacaataaaaagAGCTCAGTGccttagaagaaaagaaaaatgtctgaaAAATACATTACCTACATAATAACAACAGAGTAAATGACCTTTAAAGCACTTCAGAAGTATTTTTGGTTCAGTTGTGTTAATGTAGAGTTCTTGGTATATTGCCAGTTTCATTATTTTGTTTAGAAAGTCCCTCTTCTCTATTGTTTAAGTGGACATTTCACATCCTATCCCTGGAGAGAAAGTTTTCAGGGAAATGTGTTCATAAATAATGGAAATTACCAGAGACTGTTGTAAAACATAGAAACAGTTTGATGTGGTTCATTTAAAATCTAGAGAAGTTTAACACTGAAGAATCTGTTCCAGCTTTTCTCCTGCAGAAGCCTGGAGGAGGTTCAGGACCGAAATCTGAGAGTCACCAGGGGCTTAGGGAACAGTTACCCAATGAAGTATTTCACTTCGAAGTAAAGCAGAACACAAGGGACCAGTCTGGGTTCATCTAATCTTGAAGCTCGTTACTTCTGTAAATGCATTTGTCAGTTTAATAAAATTCTTTCTGATCACATCTTTACCTTTTGGCATAGCAACTGACATGGGCAGGCATTTAAACCCTCATTTTTGTCAGGTCCCTGTTTCAAGGTGTCTTTCTGGATAGAAGTTGACCTGATCTTTGAGAGAAATAGACCTTGAGTGTCTTGCAGACTGAGACTTTGGAAGATGCCCAGGgtctggggtgggggggagaaatgttattttattgatATCTTCCAAAAAAAGTGAGCATGCAGAAAATTTtgtgaagaagaagaaagaagctAGCTGTCTCCTGTCACTGCTCTTTTGCGttctcttttttcctggtagtagtttgaaaatacaaattGAAGAAGCTGCATTCAGCTCAGGCTGGGTTCAGCCTAGCTGGCCAAAACAGAGCTTCTGTAACAGGGCAAAAAGTCAGCAAGTTGCTGGCAAGCTGCTCAAGACCAGCAGCTTCTGGGAACACAGGCACAGTCATCCTAAGTAAATTGTGCCTTAGGCAGCAGCATATGTAACATAGGGGGGGTTTGGGTTGTGCCAAAGCCCACACAGCTCAGACCAGCCCCTTATCACAACCACTTTACCTCAGGATTTTCCTCCCATCACTGCAAGTGACTGCAGCCAAGCAGACAGACTCATCCTGGCATGTAAAAGCACGTAAAGAGGAGACAGCTCCTGAGCCAGGTGGTTTCACTTTGCCTCCTGCCTGGACACCTCTCCTGTGCCACGGGAAGGCAGACTGACCACCAGTCAGGGGCTACCacgtgtcctgcagccccaggctcTGCCACCCACTACTGTATGTGCACAAGAGACCTGGGCTGCTGGACGTGCCAATAATACCAAATAATGCCCATCACCAAGGTCTAGTTCTTACTGCCCATCCAAATCAACCAGTACTTGTTAAGGCACTCATAGCTGGGTTAGAAACATTCTATAATGTGGGGGGCCATTACAGTGATTTTGCCCCCTACCTCAGTTAAGTCAAAGAAGAGAGACAGGCTTAAAGGAATACATATTGTATCCTGGAAAGAATTTATGTTTTCACTTTTGGTCAGGTTTTGGACCTATCTCGGCATCACACTGCACAGATCCAACTCTGGGCACTCGCTCATTCTGCTTTGGATTCAGCCCTTTCCACAGATCTCTGGCAATAGTTACACTGGTTTAGGACATACATGAAAGTATTTGCATCTGACCATTCTGACAAATCAATGCTTTGAAATATACATTCAATACATAAGCCCTCTTAGGACTACTAGAAAAATTTGAGTCCCTAGTTCAATACTATGTAATCTGGGGGAAACCATATTATTCAGTTTCTCAGCTGTTACGTATATTTCTTCTCTCAGTAAAACATCAGATCAATGCAGATAAAtattcagatttaaaaataccaaCTACATTATGCTGGTGAGCTTACTCTCAAATTCAGAACTTACTCAAATGAGTAGTGTTTATTAGGAGGAGATGACGTATCACTATCTCAGCCTTTTGGGGGAACACAGTACAAGTCCGTGCCTTGTACATTTTGGTGGGGACAAACAAGGCGTCTTCCTGGTTGTGTTAGCCAAGTCatgcaattttctttctttccaggaTGTGGAAAGAAAGCATATGGTGATGCTTCTTTTGGTGCAGCTCATGAATATGTGCATACTGGGACTAACTGGAAATGAAAGTTAAAAGACCACTGCAGCCAGGCTCAATGTGAATTCCCTATTCTAAAATAATACAACCAAGCTGTGTTTAACTTCCACAGATGCCTGGTTTTAGAGGAAATACAAGCTTATTCTATAAATGATGAAGACATCTAGAATGGATTGATGTTATTTGGACTTTAAATGAGCAGGTGAAAATTAGCTATTTTATAGGTCAGGTATCTGAGTTTGAAGGTACTTCACATACTTGTGAGTAGGGGAAAAATTAGattctgtttttgttttattttagtcaCTTCTACCCTTCTGAGTTTATTACTGTGAATACACTCAAATGTCTTATGTCTGTGTAGTATCAACTTATCTTACTTCTatgcagctttggcaacttgGAGGAATATGTAACCCATTTTTGGGTGACAGCTGTGGTATTTAGAAACCTATCCCAAccaaaatacacttttttttttgtcttcccaGTTTATAATCAATCCCACAAGACAGCTCAGACGCCCAGTCACCCCAAAGTGGTATTGCCTAATATTGTTTGCTCTGAGCACTCAGGGGGAAGAGCAAATATTTTGAGCAGCAGCAAATACAATTGTCATTTATTTTTAGCAGTATCATCAGTGTCAAATGAGTTCAAAGGTTAAAATACTTGGATCGTGAACAAGATCATTCTAGATGAATAGTGAAGAATTTTGACAGAAAGACAGTTGCATACTGCAGTTGGCCTCGGAGTGCTTTTTCATCAAACTAAACATTTAATTCACAGGGTTGAAAAATCTGTTAGGGGCCTTAAGCAGCAGAGCAATCCTGGTTTGTTAAATCTGTGCTAGGAATGTTGTATCTTCACATATCTTTGTTGAAAGCAAGCAAAACCcacgagaaaaaaaaaatccaaggaaaACATCATCCCCTTTAGAGCTTATCTCTAACTGCAGTGGGTGCCAACCAGCCAGTTGCTCTGTGCAAGAACTAATAGTATAAGCGAGATAGAAGGAACACTGTCTTATCAGACACAAGTTAACATTTATTATTGCCATATCCAAAGTCCAGACTCCGTCCTGCACACTGCAGACTCAGCAAACCAGGCCCGAGTGCGTGTGTGCCAGCTGGCCTCTGACCTCCCGCACGCTGGGCTTGTTTCAGCGCACGTCTCTTCCCCTTCGCAGGCGCTGCGAGGATCAGGATGTTGCTGGCCTTTCTTTGATCTAATACAGAGGAAATAGCAGCAACTCCCTGAGTGGGTGTCAGAACAATCCCCTGTTttgcagcactgcccagccatCCAAAGCATCCGTTCCTCCATCAAGAGTACCTTACTGCAGTCACAGCAATGGTTCCGAAATTATATTTTGGTTTGAGGCTTGCTGTTTCTGTTTCCGTTTCCGATCTCAAGGCTGCATGTGGTTGTCTATTTTTACCACCTTATTAGTTTAATAAAATCAATTACCTCTACTTACAAATCTGTTTGTGGATGTCCTTAAACCACCACTGTCCTGGTGTCACTACTGCCAGTGTTATTTATGCAGCCCAGGTGCCTCACACACCATACCTGCAAGCACTATGTGGTCACTAGGTCAGCAATATTTTCAGGCAGCACATACATTTACAGACATTCATCCTGCTGCTAAACAACCACAACCAGCCCCTCAACTCAGCTCAGCCTATTTCAACCCTCTCCCTGCAGTGGTAGTACCCACAGTTAATGGCCATGCAGCCAAATGTTGTGTTGCTGCTTCTCATCACGCTGTGCACAGACACGCAGCACCTTTGCTTCTGCCTCTGTGCCTTCTGTACAGTCTCTCACTGCAGAGCTCTTCTTTCCACATCTTGAATCTTTCAGCTTGCTGCTGAGAGACACAGTTGATTGCCAAATGGCAAGCTAAATAGTAAGACCACTTGTGTTACTTTCTTAAGGAAGGTTAAGCTGCAAGCAGAAAGGTGTTACTACACTAAAAATAAAGCACCCAAATAAAGACATCCAAGGTAGAGTTCTCAGTCACTTGTATAACTTGGCAAATAGCATTATTTGTAAGCCTGGTCAAGAGCAAGCCCTTTCTGGGATAAGCAGTATGTAATACCGGACAGGTATGGGAAAGGAGAGTAGTACTGCAACAATTAAAGTCTCACAGGGGAAATCAAGCCACATGAGGACTGGAATACCAGACTTGCTATTCCCGGCCCATCCTTTATACCCAACTCCACTGCTTTAGCAGTCAAAAATTCTGACACCTGTTCTGACAGAGAGCATGTTAGCAAAGCACAGCATGCTCACAGTGCATGGACTTCcagcaaacaaaagcagaagtgGAAGTGTTTGCCAGTATGAGCTCCATTCTGACACAGGTTGGCAGAATCCTCCAAGGATAACCAGCTACACAAAATACAGCTGTGAAGATAGAGCTGGCTGTGGAATTTAGGGctggaaaaagaagcaaaagcatTTCTTGTGCTGAACAACTGCTCTTACCTCTCTCTTGCAAGGTGAATTTAATTAACACGTCAAATAGCAGACAATAGGAGgtaaaaaccccaaatacttatttttactTACCCAGAAGAACAAGAATAAACaacttctttttgttctttattccAACATATTTTAAAGGGTGAAAAGTAGTTCTAGGAGCTTTTCCCAATAAAAGTAGCAAAGGAGgaacttttaatttttgaaagcatGGGAGGTAATCTCAAAGGCTACTACACACAGCTAAGCCCGTATAACTAACTACAAAATGGTGCTTACCTACCTAGACAAATATGTAATGATAGCTTTCATCTctatatatttctataaatcAGTTGCTTATCTGATGACTGTTAAGCCTTCACCTGTTCAGATGCTAACGAGTAAAGCAGGAATTAGAATGCTCCTTTATAAGGCTGGGACTTCATTCTCATATGCTCTATGCTGGAATAGTTCAAtgtcacattttaaaagcaaaatttccCTTTCCATCATTGGCCACTCCAAGAGACCATACTGGGCAGaccaaaacaattaaaagcctACTAGAAACAGTCACAACTGTGTTTTGTAATCAAACATGGCAACACCAGTACTCTGCATTTATAGCACCGAAGGCATCAACTCCACTGCCTGTGGAACCTTTTCTTTCACAGGGAAGGTTTTGTGTTCAGCTGTGAGTATTTGCCTTTTCTCTACGCCTGGCCCCACAACATTATTAGGAAAGAGCATGTCCAAGAAGTGTTTTATGCAAGATGATCTGGCAGTTGTTGGCGAGGTCTCTGAAAGTTCCAGGCAACAAATATCAAGCACCTTGTTCTTAGTATACACAGCATTAGAGCTGATCTCTTCCTGATGAGCTCTGTGGTGCTCCAGCTTTAGTGGGTTGCCACTCATCTCCATGAGAAAGGAAGCAACGGAGGAGTGGCTTGGCCAAAGTCCGCATTGCCCGAACAAAGACTACCGACCCCCTCTAGTGGCAAAACGATGGGGAAATTGGTTCGATTtgacagctgcagcacagcaattAAAGGATAATCACAAAGGGATGACCAGCACAACAGTTTAAGTACCAAATTCACTTTAATGAGTTCCAGATTTTGTTCCCAGAAGGAATTTATAATGTGTCAGTACATTATTAGGCAGGTACATAACTTCTCCTGAAGTACAGGCATGAGGAGAAACAACTGTAACACACTAGGTATTTAAGATTACTCTTGGAAACCAGTTTTCCACAGTATTAGAAATAAGGCATGTTTCAGGCGTGCATGTGGCTGCTATATCCAGTCCTCAGATGCCATATTTGGCCTTTAGTTCTTCCACTTTTGCTATGTAAGCTTTCATTGCATCTTCTTTGGACATTCCTGAAGGACAGAACACAGGAAGCAGTCAGCTACCCTTTGCAGATTAAAATGCCTCTTACAAGTCACAATTCCTTGGCATAGCCCATGGCTACCAGACACTAGAGGAGCCAGGAAGGTCAGTTGGCTGTGAATCCACTATTAAAGTTTTACACAAACATGTTCATCAGCCATGATAAAACAGTGTTTCACAGCCAAGTTGTTTTTGGACAGACAGCAACTAAACAGTTGCTGTTTGATTAATTAACAGTTGCTGTGGTGATTAATGCCATCACCAATTATTACAGGAAACCTATTCAGTCAACTTAAGACTGCATTTAGATGTTAGTGCTGGTTCTTTAAAACACCAGAAAACACACCTCCCCATTGTCATAGATTAGACCACTTGTTAGACCACTTATTTGGAGCCAAGAGGTCAGTTGTTTCTTCTACAGCTTTCCTAACTGGAAGATGCATAACAACTAGGGGGAGAGCTCAGTCTCTGGAGTACTAGGCTGGGACCTAGAAAACAGACTTAGGTTTCTGCTGATGTTACTGTTCTCTTTTGTTTAACATCTTGAGCCAGGTGGGCATTTTGCATCTTAATTCCCTTTCACACAGGCAATATTTTTCATGATTACTTACACCTTGCAGAGGTAATCAAAAGTTTATTATCATAGCATTCTGAACTTCTAGAACTCTTGTATTATAAGGCAAACTATTCTGTTTCCTGCTGAACTACACatatttttctgacttttatTAGTTTTTTAAGAAGACACTTACCTTTCAATGCACTCCAGGCATCCCACTTTGCTTTGCCTTTGAAGTCCAGCATACCAGGGCGTTCTGAGAGAGACAAGGTAAGCAGCAGAATTAGTTTGTGTGATCTGAGTGTAGGTAATACCAACCTGATGGCTATTTAGCTCTTAACTATGACAAAATACAATGGTTCATCTTTGCAGCTGTTACTTACTAACCTGTAGTCAGCAGATCACCTCAAGGGAACACACTAGAACACTGCTGGTGACAACTCTGTCAAGTTCCCTTGAGACAGCAGCATTTGAGCAGAAGTGCACCTACTAGTGTGATTTGGTTCTATGGTGCTTTCTGGAGAGCCTGCTATAACCTGACAGCTATCCAATTAAAGAACACCAGCCCTAAAGTAAAGCAAAAATACCCTAAGGTCCATTACATGCAAAGACATGAGAAGAGAAGCTGGTAGCATACAACTTAGAACTCACTAGCATCAAGCTAAGGGTGTGTTTCTTACCTACAGCTCCACATTTGTTCTGTCATCTAGGGATATAACCTTGGAATTCTAACTCACTTCACTGTAGGCTACGTGTGGCCAAGTAGAGAATGAATGATGTATAAATGGCTATTCTTCAAGTCAAGTCCCCTCTACGATTTTACTTCCCCTCTGTCTCCTTAAAGACAATTCTTAAGAATTGTATAAAAAGGAACTGGACAGTAGCCACAGAAATACACTTGTGCGGCTCACATGGCACAGTGACCTGCAGAGCTACTTGGCAGCTCCACTTCTCTCCAACACAAACCCCATCAGTCACTCTTTCACAGGCTGCTTTTCTGGCCAGCTCACGTTGCTCCTGCTTCACAAGAGGGCAACCACATACAGAAGCGGTGGTATATTCACAGCTCTAacaccatttccccttgtcaaGCATTAAAAATGCTAAGGGTCCAGCCACACCAAAGGATCGTATCTTAACCCCAGAGTCGGTTCTGTTCTCCCTCCACGCTGCCCACCTTGCAAAAAGGAGACTGCATTTACCATTTCATGCACACTTCACTGCCAGCTTTTAATTCAATAGACACCCAATAAACTTCACCAGCTACTGGGTTAGGAGGCCAGCACTCTAAACAAATGACCTTTCTCCTTTCTAATCCTAGCTACTCCAGTTACACAAGGTCAATAGAGACAGGCTTCACTCTAAGTGTTATTCCGGGGGCTGAGCTGCCAGTGGCAGAAATGTAGCAAGAGAAGTAGCAGGAGACATTTTGTGTAGTGTACCTGCAGACATATTTTTGCCACAGTCTTTCCAAAATATGATATTTAATTGCAGCTCCTGTAAGAGTTTTCTCCCGttcttctggttttgctttccaACGCTATTTTTAGCAGCTCGTCCAGTCTATATAAATTGTGTGTGTCATTACCCTCGTACTGTAGTTCTACACTTCCATAGCTTGCTTTGCTGTTTAAGGCTGTTTAACCCGAGAAGTGTTTGCATTAAACCAGCAGAGGTCTGCAAGAATCCCAATCCCACTATTTGCACTAAGCTAACACACAAAGGATCCCCAGCCCCTCACTGCACGATCCGGACAGCTGCAGCTGGGTTAATCTAAAAACCAGAGATTGCACAAACCCTTATCGGGCCGTAAATCCGAGCCAAGTGGGCTCTGAGTCACTTAAGCCGAGCCGCGGGATTGCGTGAAGCACAGCGGGGAAGAGGCTTTGCCCCCAGCGCCGCCCGGGGCGGCACCTACCCGTGTTCACGTCGCCCACCGTGGCCTGTTTGTAGTGGCTGTAGATGTCGAGCATCTCCTGGTCCGCGGGCTGCGACTTAAGCTGCTTCACCTCCTCGGCGGCCTTCTGGAACGCGGCCTGGGGGAGAAAGCGGCAGTGGGTGATGAGGAGAAGGTGCCCGATTGCCCCCCGTGTGCCCGGTGGCCCCCCGTATCCCCATAGCCCCCGGTGTCCCTCCCCCCCACCTCGGTCATcgctgcagcccctctgctctcccggcgccgccgcttctgccgcgccgcccccgccgcgcgcGCGCCTCTCCCCTCGCCTCACCCGCCACCGCCCAATCAGCAGCGCCGCGCCTCGCGCGCGGCCAATCGGCGCTCGCCGGTGGCGGGCACGCGCCGGGCAAAGGGCCAATGCGGAGGCGGCGCGGGGCCCGCCCATTCATCAGTGGGGCTAGAAGGGGGCGGGACCGGAGAGCAGCGCAGCCAATCCCGCGCTGCGGTGGGTGTCACCCAGGGCACATGATTGGTTAGGCGGGTGAGGCGGTACCCGGAAGTGCCGGCGGGGAGCGGTAACAGGCGCAGTGGGGCGGGTGATGGGTGTGGGGTCGAGGGGTTGTGCTGGGGTGGGTCCCGGTGGGTCCCGGCGGGTCCCAGCGGGTCCCAGCGGTGCTGCGGGACGGGGGAAGGGTCCTTTCCACAACAGGAGTCTACCGCCAGCGCCTCTGACCTGCGCTGTTCTCTCTGCGGAGGCCCGGGGTAGTACTGGGTCTCAGCTCTACGCGCGATCGGTCTGTTCGTTCTGAGTAGTAGATGTGAAAATCGGCGATTTCTAGTTGTGCTCCCAAATCTATGCTCTTACGGTGTTTTTCCGTCCTGCTCAGGAGAAAGTGAATTGAATGCTGTGCCCTCCAGATCTCCAGCCCATGCGGAATAGCACCAAGAAAATATCCACCTTTGCTTTTGTGATGACCCACCCTTAAGGGGAAGGGTCTCTGCAGCTGTTTAATATAAATCTAGTTATTTCAGGTGCGAAgtgtgctttttgtttgtttgtttggcgCGTTTTATTTGTGTGTCACAGCTTATTTGCAATGGAATTGGAGCTCTGGGAATTATTAACCAAGAGGATGTAAAAGCAAGTTGCCCTGTGTTGTGGAAAGTCTGTGCCCTCGTTCTGCAGATAATACTTGAAGAAAATGTTGCTACTTTGCTTTGCCAGGATACAGCTAGAATAAATacaggaaaggctgggatgtaCCTGGATGCCTGCATGGTGATGGGGCACTTAAATAACCacccctggaaaaaaaaggcaaaaaataaaagacacacAAAAAGAACATAAAGGGATGAACTGGTGAGAGAATCCCTCGCAGGACTGGAGGTGGCGACTGAAATGGTTGCTCCGGGATGGGAGGTGCAGGGGTTGTGCTGTGCCCCTGCCTGATGTCACAGCACATGCACTGCAGTCTATGCTCCCTGCTGCTGTAGCCACAGCAGTTTACCATGTGACCAGGAAACAAGGTTGCTGAGGGATACCCAGCACCAAAAATAGATAAGTAGGTTGAGGTAGGAAACAGTTATGTTTTCCTGTGGAGAGAAAGAACCCAACAGAACAACATGTGGGCTTGTTTGAAGAGGGGTTTGGGTTGATGAAGCCACTCTGTTGTAGGTTCTGCTctcttttaaattataaaagccCTGTAGAGCCATTCTAGAGACCTACTATTATAAATGAAATCCCTTAATTATGTAGAACTGTACCAGGAAGATTATTTGTATGTGTATATGGGGGTGGTTTTTCCACTTTCTCTAGGGAGGTGAAAATGAGCATTGTGTGACAGCTTAGGCATTTTTCAGGGTATTACATTCTCTGCAACATAAGTACGTTAAAAAGGTTTTGTTCATATTAGCACATTCTTCTAGAGCACGAGGTTACTCACCCAGCAGGTGAAGTCACTTAAAACCCAAACAACGTAATTGCATTTACCCACAACATTTTTGCATGTGAAGTCTGATGTGGCACCACACAGTACAGGTGCAGATCCATGTGGTGTGCAGTATCAGTAATGTCCTGTTTGCTTTGAGACCTGGTTACTGCTTCTGTAGGAATAATAGGAGTGAAACCCTGAAAGACACAATGTTATTGAACTTCTTGCCATGTTTTAATCTTTGCATGAGGCCCAACCTGCAcctttgttttccagctgtgcCCATGCACAAAGGAAAGGCAATAATTCCTCTCTTTAATGTTTTCCAGGTGATTCAGAATTAATTCTCATGTCATCAGAGAGCTCAACTGTCACAGTTCGTCTTGTTCGCTCTTTTGAGCACCGGAATTTCAGACCTGTAGTGTACCATGGAGTTGCCTTGGATCAGACAGTGAAGGAGTTCATTACTTTCGTGAGGAAGGGTAGGGGGTGCTTGTCTTGTTCATTCGTTTCAGGCCCATGTGTTGCTGTctctgcccaggaaagtggagGGGAGCAAATGAATGGGAATTCTGTGGCTTTGGTAGAGATGCCAGATTTGTGTTTACATCTCCTGTATGCTTTTCTCCCTTggatgaagggtctggagttAATAAGAGCTTCCATGGTCAGTGTGCCATGCTTAAATTTGGATAGACTGCTCCCCCTGCCCAAACCCCACGTTAAGTCCAAAAGGAACAAGGGCATTGGTGCATTTAGCTCAGTGCCTCAGGCTCCTTGCGTGGTGCTGTCAGGCAGATATTCACAAATTAATAGGAATAAATTAATAGAATTTAGAGAGC
Coding sequences:
- the DBI gene encoding acyl-CoA-binding protein, with product MTEAAFQKAAEEVKQLKSQPADQEMLDIYSHYKQATVGDVNTERPGMLDFKGKAKWDAWSALKGMSKEDAMKAYIAKVEELKAKYGI